GGGTTGATTTAACACTCTGTGATACCAGTGCCCCGGCAGTAGAAGCCAGCCGTGCTACACTGGCGGCAAACGGCATGGCAGGGGACGTTTTCGCCAGTGATGTATTCTCTGAAGTTAAAGGCAGTTTTGACATTATTTTATCCAACCCGCCTTTTCACGATGGACTACAAACCAGTCAGGTGGCGGCACAAGCTCTGATTCACGGTGCGGCACATCATCTGAATCACGGCGGTGAATTGCGGATTGTCGCCAATGCCTTCCTGCCCTACCCGGATATGCTGGATGAGGTATTTGGTAGTCATGAAGTCATTGCCCGGACAGGACGCTTTAAAGTCTATCGTGCCGTGATGTATCACCGGCGTCGTAGATAGCAGTGTTAATACGCTCAGCGCTGGATTCGAACATTTTTACAACAATTTCTGTCCGACGATACAATTAACTGTTGACGTATAGCTGAAAACCTCTAGAATGCGCCTCCGTGATAACGACACTTTATAAAGACAGTGTCGATGGCATGCGAAGGTGGCGGAATTGGTAGACGCGCTAGCTTCAGGTGTTAGTGTCCTTTCGGACGTGGGGGTTCAAGTCCCCCCCCTCGCACCATAAATCACAACGATGTTACTCGCCCTGTGCGAAGATGGCGGAATTGGTAGACGCGCTAGCTTCAGGTGTTAGTGTCCTTTCGGATGTGGGGGTTCAAGTCCCCCTCCTCGCACCAGCGAAGTGATATTTTAATTACTAAGGAATATCTCAGCCTGGTTATCCTGTATTCAAATATCCTGAATTTCTTTTGCTATCCGACTTAGCGCCTCATTATCATATTTTTATCTTGTTTTTCCTTATCCCATCAGCGATAAACCATCTGCTGCTACACCCTATCGACCAATCGTAAAATGCCAGGTATACGCTGCGGGTGCTCAGGGTGGCTTAGCCAGTGATATCTGGCCAGGTTCTTAGAGCCTATCCCATTAGGCTATTTTACTGGCCATTTTGTCCCTGGGCAGTGCTCGAAATCCTCACGTACTCCGTGTACGCTGCGGTTTCTCCGCGCTGTCCGTGTCCAAACTGGCTGCGCCAATAACGCCTAATGGGATAGGCTCTTATTTAACGCTCTCAAGATCAGTGAGTTTTTGTTTCATGCGGGTGACACATACTGATAAAAATGATAAATTAAGCGAAACATTAATATACTAATACAGCTATTATAGTTAACAATACATAGTATATACTAACTAATTATTAGCATATATTGCTTTTGAATTTAATAGCTAACAACGATATATCTACATGACTGCACAATCCTGGCAAAAACATTATAGAAAAAAGTATCAGTATTCTTTATTAATCTTTTTGACATTAAACTTCATCTCTGCTCTCTTCTCATTGATTAGTCCGCTGTTTCCGGATGTCAGGATGAACTTACCCTGTTTGCTGATTACGTTCATCAGTACGCTTTCAGGAATATGGCACTGGAAATTTTCACAACATAAGATAAATATTTTATTTATTGCTTTAGTCTTCGGTGTGTTATGGGCATGGTATATCGCAGAGAAATTTTTTATCGTCTCACAACCCTCTTTTAATTTTTTACTTATCGCTTTATTCAGCATGTTATTTATTGGTGCCATTTCGTTCACCAATAATATACTGGCTTTTACATTATACGCTCTCCCGTCATTTATTATGTGCCAGATCCTGGCCGATGGTGAGCAATGGTTACGGATGTCTTACTATTTTATACTCGCGGTCATGGGAATTACTTTTCAGAATATCATTCAGAAAAATAGTGAGAATTTCACGCAAAGTCTGGTCGATAAACTGGTATCAGAACGTAACAATTTAAATAATCTTAGTATGCTTGATCCGCTCACTGGATTATATAATCGACGTGGCTTACAGTATCAGCTGGAGAATATTCTGGCGGTCAACGATAATGACCATCATGTATTACTGATAGATATTGACCATTTTAAATCCTATAACGATAATTATGGTCATATGATGGGAGATCAGGCATTGATCCGCGTTTCTGTTGCTATTCGTAATGCCGTGCGATCTCGTGACATTGTAGTGCGTTTTGGTGGTGAAGAGTTTATGGTATTGCTGACAAATTGT
The sequence above is drawn from the Enterobacteriaceae bacterium ESL0689 genome and encodes:
- a CDS encoding GGDEF domain-containing protein — its product is MTAQSWQKHYRKKYQYSLLIFLTLNFISALFSLISPLFPDVRMNLPCLLITFISTLSGIWHWKFSQHKINILFIALVFGVLWAWYIAEKFFIVSQPSFNFLLIALFSMLFIGAISFTNNILAFTLYALPSFIMCQILADGEQWLRMSYYFILAVMGITFQNIIQKNSENFTQSLVDKLVSERNNLNNLSMLDPLTGLYNRRGLQYQLENILAVNDNDHHVLLIDIDHFKSYNDNYGHMMGDQALIRVSVAIRNAVRSRDIVVRFGGEEFMVLLTNCTAETAMLTAGRIRRKVYDLKIPHMFNDSVATHVTISIGMTALTHADLNSALKRADSALYEAKKQGRNIILSVNE